In a genomic window of Candidatus Binatia bacterium:
- a CDS encoding cobyrinate a,c-diamide synthase, whose protein sequence is MGETVASGVVVAAPQSGVGKTTVTLGLIAALRARGLRVQPFKVGPDFIDPSHLTRAAGRRARNLDVWLTSPQYVTRLVAETTRDADFAVVEGMMGLFDGVDGASDHGSTAEIASLLGWPVLLVVDASAAARSVAALVRGFRTFSESVDVAAVVFDRIGGDAHLAMLRDACAAEGVVVLGGLPANPALDIPERHLGLHLAGEASGPRDYEAFGRAVREHLDVDALLRLVRERGAGTRVARADGADAAAWSARTPASEASATETPAPSEGAPPAGTSASSRASAPPRCRIAVARDEAFCFYYEDNLELLRAAGAELVEFSPLASPRLPTDVDGLYLGGGYPELHARTLASARGLRDEIRRFAARGGMIYAECGGFMVLQRAIRLLDGSEEEMVGVFPGVAEMRPGLVALGYRETRMTLDDRCLTVRGQEFRHSRLVDWPQPAVVDGEEVRLLSEPAAGEAPSGAEGMAWRNVVAGYQHLHFGSAPALAEILVARAAAARGRRDAG, encoded by the coding sequence ATGGGTGAAACGGTCGCATCCGGCGTCGTCGTCGCCGCGCCGCAGAGCGGCGTCGGCAAGACCACGGTCACGCTCGGCCTGATCGCGGCGCTGCGCGCGCGCGGCCTGCGCGTGCAGCCGTTCAAGGTCGGCCCGGACTTCATCGACCCGAGCCACCTGACGCGCGCCGCCGGACGTCGCGCGCGCAACCTCGACGTCTGGCTCACCTCGCCGCAATACGTGACGCGGCTCGTCGCCGAGACGACGCGCGACGCGGACTTCGCTGTCGTCGAGGGCATGATGGGGCTGTTCGACGGCGTCGACGGCGCGAGCGATCACGGCAGCACGGCGGAGATCGCGTCGCTGCTCGGCTGGCCGGTGCTGCTGGTGGTCGACGCGAGCGCCGCGGCGCGCAGCGTCGCGGCGCTGGTGCGCGGCTTCCGGACGTTCTCCGAGAGCGTCGACGTGGCGGCCGTGGTCTTCGACCGGATCGGCGGCGACGCACACCTGGCGATGCTCCGCGACGCGTGCGCGGCGGAGGGCGTCGTCGTCCTCGGCGGGCTGCCGGCGAATCCGGCGCTCGACATTCCCGAGCGTCACCTCGGGCTGCACCTTGCGGGCGAGGCGAGCGGGCCGCGCGACTACGAGGCGTTCGGGCGCGCGGTGCGCGAGCACCTCGACGTCGACGCGCTGCTGCGGCTGGTGCGCGAGCGCGGCGCGGGGACACGCGTGGCGCGTGCGGACGGCGCGGACGCGGCGGCGTGGTCCGCGCGCACGCCTGCGTCGGAAGCGTCGGCAACGGAGACGCCGGCGCCGTCCGAGGGCGCACCACCGGCGGGGACGTCCGCATCCTCGCGGGCGTCTGCGCCGCCGCGCTGCCGCATCGCCGTCGCCCGCGACGAGGCGTTCTGCTTCTACTACGAGGACAACCTCGAGCTCCTGCGCGCGGCCGGCGCGGAGCTCGTCGAGTTTAGCCCGCTCGCCTCGCCGCGCCTGCCGACCGACGTCGACGGTCTCTACTTGGGCGGCGGCTATCCCGAGCTGCACGCGCGCACGCTGGCCTCGGCGCGCGGCCTGCGCGACGAGATCCGGCGCTTTGCCGCGCGTGGCGGCATGATCTACGCCGAGTGCGGCGGCTTCATGGTCCTGCAGCGCGCGATCCGACTGCTCGACGGCAGCGAGGAGGAGATGGTGGGCGTCTTTCCGGGCGTCGCGGAGATGCGCCCAGGGCTCGTCGCGCTCGGCTACCGCGAGACCCGCATGACGCTCGACGATCGTTGCTTGACGGTGCGCGGCCAGGAGTTCCGCCACTCGCGGCTCGTCGACTGGCCGCAGCCGGCCGTGGTCGACGGCGAGGAGGTACGCTTGCTCTCCGAGCCGGCCGCGGGCGAGGCGCCGAGCGGCGCCGAGGGCATGGCCTGGCGCAACGTCGTCGCGGGCTACCAGCACCTGCACTTCGGCAGCGCACCGGCGCTCGCCGAGATCCTGGTCGCGCGCGCGGCCGCCGCGCGGGGACGACGCGATGCGGGCTGA
- a CDS encoding TonB-dependent receptor: MQVSILVGRRSAATRPRVALSALLLVAVLGAAAPAARAAEDEAASSGDASALGETAASGDVPMLLAQADGSRPWTARLDPVVVTATRTDEPLSDVPQTVTVITREDIEESKVETVGDLLRAVAGVEVLQSGGRGTNTSVSIRGSESDEVLVLIDGVQVNSVTLGAFDFANLTPEGFDRVEVLRGGGGSLYGSEAVGGVINMITRRGHTPASGAISLAGGNGSTDRETGTFSAATDLFRIAGSATHIYTGGFGEPVPIDESGTAKDNNDDYEATTFSLRADWTPTDTSALYAILHYVGSDVGLQNASNFLGVLDPNARLRDDFYFAKLGWEDAPIDGLTYRLSGAYVRDDQRFDDPPDPGNSADTRSTIPSELVQGDAQANYAWRWSISTLGFQYTRKSAHVRSFSSFSDPPETTFDVSRNDYGVYGQEQIRLFDDRLIVLGSVRYDHDQQFGDVVSPTGAIAMRLPFEPWPPYLTDVRLRASYAEGFRAPTFNELFFPGFGNPDLDPERSAEWNVGIDLQWFDGRVLLSSTYFDRRVTDDIVTVLVDPETFEFAPVNLGRVDAQGVEAILQADLGYGFAFGGAYTYLGLSSAGGAGSVTRRPNNQMSAFVRYNTPRVFADDDAFQVRVDVFYVGDRPDFDPVTGDVVTNPAYTRVDLATAYLLPWRLRDVTFSLWGQVSNLFDRKYEEVLGFPSLPINALAGIRAAF; encoded by the coding sequence GTGCAGGTGTCGATTCTGGTCGGGAGACGCTCGGCGGCGACGCGTCCGCGCGTCGCGCTGAGCGCGCTGCTGCTCGTCGCCGTGCTCGGCGCGGCGGCGCCGGCGGCACGCGCGGCGGAGGACGAGGCGGCCTCGTCGGGTGATGCGTCGGCGCTGGGCGAAACGGCTGCGTCGGGTGACGTGCCGATGCTCCTCGCGCAGGCCGACGGCAGCCGTCCGTGGACCGCGCGCCTCGATCCCGTGGTGGTCACCGCGACGCGCACCGACGAGCCCTTGTCGGACGTGCCGCAGACGGTCACCGTGATCACGCGCGAGGACATCGAGGAGAGCAAGGTCGAGACGGTCGGTGACCTGCTGCGCGCGGTGGCCGGCGTCGAGGTGCTGCAGTCCGGCGGGCGCGGGACGAACACCTCGGTCTCGATCCGCGGCAGCGAGTCCGACGAGGTGCTGGTGCTGATCGACGGCGTGCAGGTGAACAGCGTCACGCTCGGCGCGTTCGACTTCGCCAACTTGACGCCGGAGGGCTTCGATCGGGTCGAGGTGCTGCGCGGCGGCGGCGGCAGCCTGTATGGCTCGGAGGCGGTCGGCGGCGTCATCAACATGATCACGCGACGCGGCCACACGCCGGCGTCGGGCGCGATCTCGCTCGCCGGCGGCAACGGCTCGACCGATCGCGAGACCGGAACCTTCTCCGCGGCGACCGACCTCTTCCGGATCGCGGGCTCGGCGACGCACATCTACACCGGCGGCTTCGGCGAGCCGGTGCCGATCGACGAGAGCGGCACCGCGAAGGACAACAACGACGACTACGAGGCGACGACCTTCTCGCTGCGCGCCGACTGGACGCCGACCGACACGTCCGCGCTGTACGCGATCCTGCACTACGTCGGCAGCGACGTCGGTCTGCAGAACGCGAGCAACTTCCTCGGCGTGCTCGATCCGAACGCGCGCCTGCGCGACGACTTCTACTTCGCGAAGCTCGGCTGGGAGGACGCGCCGATCGACGGTCTGACGTATCGTCTGTCGGGCGCCTACGTGCGCGACGACCAGCGCTTCGACGACCCGCCCGACCCGGGCAACAGCGCCGACACGCGCTCGACCATCCCGTCCGAGCTCGTTCAGGGCGACGCGCAGGCGAACTATGCGTGGCGCTGGTCGATCTCGACGCTCGGCTTCCAGTACACGCGCAAGAGCGCCCACGTGCGCTCGTTCTCGAGCTTCTCCGATCCGCCCGAGACGACCTTCGACGTCTCGCGCAACGACTACGGCGTCTACGGTCAGGAGCAGATCCGGCTGTTCGACGATCGGCTGATCGTGCTCGGCAGCGTGCGCTACGACCACGACCAACAGTTCGGCGACGTCGTGAGCCCGACCGGCGCGATCGCGATGCGGCTGCCGTTCGAGCCGTGGCCGCCATACTTGACGGACGTGCGTCTGCGCGCGAGCTACGCCGAGGGCTTCCGCGCGCCGACGTTCAACGAGCTGTTCTTCCCGGGCTTCGGCAATCCGGACCTCGATCCGGAGCGCAGCGCCGAGTGGAACGTCGGCATCGATCTGCAGTGGTTCGACGGCCGCGTCCTGCTGTCGAGCACGTACTTCGACCGCCGCGTCACCGACGACATCGTGACCGTGCTCGTCGACCCCGAGACCTTCGAGTTCGCGCCGGTGAACCTCGGGCGCGTCGATGCGCAGGGCGTCGAGGCGATCCTCCAGGCCGACCTCGGCTACGGCTTCGCGTTCGGCGGCGCGTACACCTACCTGGGCCTGAGCTCGGCGGGCGGCGCCGGCAGCGTCACGCGACGTCCGAACAACCAGATGAGCGCCTTCGTGCGCTACAACACGCCGCGCGTCTTCGCGGACGACGACGCGTTCCAGGTGCGGGTCGACGTCTTTTACGTCGGCGACCGTCCGGACTTCGATCCCGTCACTGGCGACGTCGTGACCAACCCCGCCTACACGCGCGTCGACCTCGCCACCGCGTACCTGCTGCCGTGGCGCCTGCGCGACGTGACGTTCTCGCTCTGGGGGCAGGTGTCGAACCTCTTCGACCGCAAGTACGAGGAGGTGCTGGGCTTCCCGTCGCTGCCGATCAACGCGCTCGCCGGCATACGCGCGGCGTTCTGA
- the cobS gene encoding adenosylcobinamide-GDP ribazoletransferase: MSTFVRRLALALSFLTRLPLARIAGDEVDVGRAVAFFPLVGVVLGTIVAGVAWLLADRLPASVLAVLLVALIAALTGGLHLDGLADTFDALGASGDAERRLAVLRDSRIGAHGASALLLLVLAKVAALEAHVASGGLAPLVVFPALARAVVPLELVSFSYARPSGLGSAFRAHAKTSDVALALATAAAALLFLGFRGVLAGVATVLLALLFARLAARRFGGLTGDVYGASIELAEALFLVLTLRAP, translated from the coding sequence ATGAGCACGTTCGTGCGTCGGCTCGCGCTCGCGCTGAGCTTCCTCACCCGCCTGCCGCTCGCGCGGATCGCGGGCGACGAGGTCGACGTCGGCCGCGCGGTCGCGTTCTTTCCGCTGGTCGGAGTGGTCCTCGGGACGATCGTCGCGGGCGTTGCGTGGCTGCTCGCGGATCGTCTGCCGGCGTCCGTGCTCGCGGTGCTGCTGGTCGCGCTGATCGCGGCGCTCACGGGCGGGCTGCACCTCGACGGTCTCGCCGACACCTTCGATGCGCTCGGCGCCTCGGGCGACGCGGAGCGCCGCCTCGCGGTGCTGCGCGACAGCCGGATCGGCGCGCACGGCGCGAGCGCGCTGCTGCTGCTCGTGCTCGCGAAGGTTGCGGCGCTCGAGGCGCACGTCGCGAGCGGCGGCCTCGCGCCGCTCGTCGTCTTTCCCGCCCTCGCGCGCGCCGTCGTGCCGCTCGAGCTGGTGTCGTTTTCCTACGCGCGGCCGAGCGGGCTCGGCAGCGCGTTTCGCGCGCACGCGAAGACCTCGGACGTCGCGCTCGCGCTCGCGACCGCGGCTGCGGCGCTGCTCTTCCTCGGCTTTCGCGGAGTGCTCGCCGGCGTCGCGACGGTGCTGCTGGCGCTGCTCTTCGCGCGTCTCGCGGCGCGGCGCTTCGGCGGCCTCACCGGCGACGTGTACGGCGCGTCGATCGAGCTCGCCGAAGCGCTCTTCCTGGTTTTGACGCTGCGCGCACCTTGA
- a CDS encoding aminotransferase class I/II-fold pyridoxal phosphate-dependent enzyme: protein MPSRAEILRRPPARRVHGGVVEDELRALGVDPDALLDVSTSVNPYGPSEAVARAVREAAIDRYPEPTAAPARAALAASLAISLERIVLGNGATDLLWTLARLLLAPGETVLVCEPSFSELRVAAETLGARVVAWRARAEDGFALDVDAVVRNARDAGAVAVAVCAPASPSGAATPVAELERLAVALADLVLIVDQSFLALSERHLELTAPLPPNVVCVRSLTKEHAIPGVRLGYVVAEPPLAERIEASRAAWTVGSAAQAAAIAVAGEGAFVAACRERLLAERAALAQAIAAHGYRTIPSTTPYFLIEVGCAARFRARLAAEHGVLVRDCASFGLPSFVRVAARGGEDARRIVDGFAALAEEATRGASERR, encoded by the coding sequence GTGCCGTCGCGGGCTGAGATCCTGCGGCGTCCGCCGGCGCGCCGCGTGCACGGCGGCGTCGTCGAGGACGAGCTGCGCGCGCTCGGCGTCGATCCGGATGCGCTGCTCGACGTCAGCACGAGCGTCAATCCCTACGGACCGAGCGAGGCGGTCGCGCGCGCGGTGCGCGAAGCGGCGATCGATCGTTACCCGGAGCCGACCGCGGCGCCGGCGCGAGCGGCGCTCGCCGCGAGCCTCGCGATCTCGCTCGAGCGCATCGTGCTCGGCAACGGCGCGACCGATCTGCTGTGGACGCTCGCGCGCCTGCTGCTCGCACCCGGCGAGACGGTGCTCGTGTGCGAGCCATCGTTCTCGGAGCTGCGCGTCGCGGCCGAGACTCTTGGCGCGCGCGTCGTCGCCTGGCGTGCGCGGGCGGAGGACGGCTTCGCGCTCGACGTCGACGCGGTCGTCCGCAACGCGCGCGACGCCGGCGCCGTGGCGGTCGCCGTGTGCGCGCCGGCGAGCCCGAGCGGGGCCGCGACGCCGGTTGCCGAGCTCGAGCGGCTCGCGGTCGCGCTCGCGGACCTCGTGCTGATCGTCGACCAGTCGTTCCTCGCGCTGAGCGAGCGTCATCTCGAGCTGACCGCGCCGCTGCCGCCGAACGTCGTCTGCGTTCGTAGCTTGACGAAGGAGCACGCGATCCCCGGCGTGCGCCTCGGCTACGTGGTCGCGGAGCCGCCGCTCGCCGAGCGCATCGAGGCGTCGCGCGCGGCGTGGACGGTCGGCAGCGCGGCGCAGGCGGCCGCGATCGCGGTGGCGGGCGAGGGCGCATTCGTCGCGGCCTGCCGCGAGCGTCTGCTCGCCGAGCGCGCCGCGCTCGCGCAGGCGATTGCCGCGCACGGCTACCGCACGATTCCCTCGACGACGCCGTACTTCCTGATCGAGGTCGGATGTGCGGCGCGCTTCCGGGCGCGTCTCGCCGCGGAGCACGGCGTTCTGGTGCGCGACTGCGCGTCGTTCGGCTTGCCGTCCTTCGTGCGCGTCGCGGCGCGCGGCGGGGAGGACGCGCGTCGCATCGTCGACGGCTTCGCCGCGCTCGCGGAGGAAGCGACGCGCGGGGCGAGTGAGCGCAGATGA
- the cbiB gene encoding adenosylcobinamide-phosphate synthase CbiB, whose protein sequence is MPLDAVPSGAALALALVWDAALGEPPARLHPVVWMGRAVAAAERLAPSGRSGLELAYGAALAALVPGAFTLGAALLLGALAGAPLVRLVVEAWLLKSTFALRALGDAAQTVRRDLASGDLDAARRDLMNLCSRDANALDEPLVAAAAVESVAENASDSFVAPLLAYAVLGLPGAVFYRAVNTLDAMVGYHGRYEHLGKASARFDDLLNLIPARLTAALLVAAAWLTRRDARAAARIALRDARGTESPNAGWPMSAMAGALGVALEKVGHYRLGDARAPLRAETIDAAWRLTLVASVLAALLAFAGLGIRRAVAG, encoded by the coding sequence ATGCCGCTCGACGCCGTGCCCTCGGGCGCAGCGCTCGCCCTCGCCCTGGTCTGGGACGCGGCGCTCGGCGAGCCGCCGGCGCGTCTGCACCCGGTGGTCTGGATGGGGCGCGCGGTGGCGGCGGCCGAGCGTCTCGCGCCGTCGGGTCGGTCGGGGCTCGAGCTCGCCTACGGCGCCGCGCTGGCGGCGCTGGTGCCGGGTGCGTTCACGCTCGGCGCGGCGCTGCTGCTCGGCGCGCTCGCGGGCGCGCCGCTCGTGCGGCTGGTCGTCGAGGCCTGGCTGCTCAAGAGCACGTTCGCCCTGCGCGCGCTCGGCGACGCGGCGCAGACGGTGCGTCGCGACCTCGCGAGCGGCGATCTGGATGCGGCGCGCCGTGACTTGATGAACCTCTGCTCGCGCGACGCGAACGCGCTCGACGAACCCCTCGTCGCCGCCGCGGCCGTCGAGTCGGTCGCCGAGAACGCGTCGGACAGCTTCGTCGCGCCGCTCCTCGCGTACGCGGTGCTCGGTCTGCCGGGCGCGGTGTTCTACCGCGCGGTCAACACGCTCGACGCGATGGTCGGCTACCACGGCCGCTACGAGCACCTCGGCAAGGCGTCGGCGCGCTTCGACGACCTGCTGAACCTGATCCCCGCGCGCCTCACCGCGGCGCTGCTCGTAGCAGCCGCGTGGCTCACGCGGCGCGACGCGCGCGCCGCCGCGCGCATCGCGCTGCGCGACGCGCGCGGCACGGAGAGCCCGAACGCGGGCTGGCCGATGTCCGCGATGGCGGGCGCGCTCGGCGTCGCGCTCGAGAAGGTCGGACACTACCGGCTCGGCGACGCGCGTGCGCCGCTGCGCGCGGAGACGATCGACGCCGCGTGGCGCTTGACGCTCGTGGCTTCGGTGCTCGCCGCGCTGCTCGCCTTCGCGGGGCTTGGGATTCGTCGTGCCGTCGCGGGCTGA
- the cobT gene encoding nicotinate-nucleotide--dimethylbenzimidazole phosphoribosyltransferase produces the protein MTTLLDAARDRIRPPDDAVAARVQRALDDKTKPRGSLGRLEELARRYAAMRATDAPPPAAKAIVVMAADHGVAAEGVSAYPQEVTRQMLRNFAQGGAAINVLARQADARVVVVDMGVAGEPEPLPGVRMHRIAPGTASFASGPAMSVEQARAALDVGVALAQELARDGVTLLGIGEMGIANSTSAAALAAVLTGAPVESVTGRGTGVDDAGWRRKVEVVRRAIDGNRPDPADPLDVLAKLGGFEIAGLAGVVVGAAAERVPVVIDGLISSAGALVATRLAPGARDYLIASHRSVEPGHGPLLDALGLAPLLDLGLRLGEGTGAALAMSLVDAALRVLHEMASFSAAGVSDAGV, from the coding sequence GTGACGACGCTGCTCGACGCTGCCCGCGACCGCATCCGTCCACCCGACGACGCCGTCGCCGCGCGCGTGCAGCGCGCGCTCGACGACAAGACCAAGCCGCGCGGCAGCCTCGGACGTCTCGAGGAGCTCGCGCGCCGCTACGCCGCGATGCGCGCCACCGACGCGCCGCCGCCCGCGGCGAAGGCGATCGTGGTGATGGCCGCCGATCACGGCGTCGCCGCGGAAGGCGTGAGCGCCTACCCGCAGGAGGTGACGCGGCAGATGCTGCGCAACTTCGCGCAGGGCGGGGCGGCGATCAACGTGCTCGCGCGGCAAGCGGACGCGCGCGTCGTCGTGGTCGACATGGGCGTCGCGGGCGAGCCCGAGCCGCTGCCCGGGGTGCGCATGCACAGGATCGCTCCCGGCACTGCGAGCTTCGCCTCGGGCCCGGCGATGTCCGTCGAGCAGGCGCGCGCCGCGCTCGACGTCGGCGTCGCGCTCGCGCAGGAGCTCGCGCGCGACGGCGTGACGCTGCTCGGCATCGGCGAGATGGGCATCGCGAACAGCACCTCGGCGGCCGCGCTCGCCGCGGTGCTGACCGGCGCGCCGGTCGAGAGCGTCACCGGGCGCGGCACCGGCGTCGACGACGCCGGCTGGCGGCGCAAGGTCGAGGTCGTGCGCCGCGCCATCGACGGCAATCGTCCGGATCCGGCGGATCCGCTCGACGTCCTCGCCAAGCTCGGCGGCTTCGAGATCGCCGGGCTCGCGGGCGTCGTCGTCGGCGCGGCGGCCGAGCGCGTTCCGGTCGTGATCGACGGCCTGATCTCGAGCGCGGGGGCGCTGGTCGCGACGCGTCTCGCGCCGGGTGCGCGCGACTACTTGATCGCGTCGCATCGCTCGGTCGAGCCCGGGCACGGGCCGCTCCTCGACGCGCTCGGCCTCGCGCCGCTCCTCGATCTCGGCCTGCGCCTCGGCGAGGGCACCGGGGCGGCGCTGGCGATGAGCCTGGTCGACGCCGCGCTGCGCGTGCTGCACGAGATGGCGAGCTTCTCCGCCGCCGGCGTGTCGGACGCGGGAGTATAA
- the cobU gene encoding bifunctional adenosylcobinamide kinase/adenosylcobinamide-phosphate guanylyltransferase produces MRGHLVLIGGGARSGKSAFALVRARELGARRVFVATAQALDAEMRERVAAHRAERGDDFRTVEEPLELAATLRGLEDSADVVLIDCLTLWLANLLLRGDSEDAIAARVDELAATLASASFASVVVTNEVGMGIVPENELARAFRDVTGRAHQRLARDADEIHFAALGVLLRLRPTPIEVRTP; encoded by the coding sequence ATGCGCGGTCACCTCGTCCTGATCGGCGGCGGCGCCCGCTCCGGCAAGAGCGCGTTCGCGCTCGTCCGCGCGAGAGAGCTCGGTGCGCGTCGGGTGTTCGTCGCGACCGCGCAGGCGCTCGACGCCGAGATGCGCGAGCGCGTCGCCGCGCACCGCGCCGAGCGCGGCGACGACTTCCGCACCGTCGAGGAGCCGCTCGAGCTCGCCGCCACGCTGCGTGGGCTCGAGGACTCCGCGGACGTCGTCCTGATCGATTGCTTGACGCTGTGGCTCGCGAATCTGCTGCTGCGCGGCGATTCCGAAGATGCGATCGCCGCGCGGGTCGACGAGCTCGCGGCGACGCTCGCGAGCGCGTCGTTCGCGAGCGTCGTGGTCACGAACGAGGTGGGGATGGGGATCGTGCCGGAGAACGAGCTCGCGCGCGCCTTCCGTGACGTCACCGGACGGGCGCACCAGCGCCTTGCGCGCGACGCCGACGAGATCCACTTCGCGGCGCTCGGCGTCCTCCTGCGCCTGCGCCCGACGCCGATCGAGGTACGGACGCCGTGA
- a CDS encoding adenosylcobinamide amidohydrolase produces the protein MSEFHVARRGRFLIVDLGGPHRLASWAIVGGGLVEGRTVAWCQVDDDELAPPVDPRSFLEARLREADVPTAVGLMTGTSLDHYVEVTKACGSSTVRCLVTVGLENALRAGDLPDERAHPGTINLLCRLPKPVSDEALLEALALASEARTLAVLEAGIRSRRSGRPATGTGTDCIVVAAPLGPVTEVYAGKHTELGHLIGAAVAEAVERGVRGWLARHGAHPRAAAVVP, from the coding sequence GTGAGCGAATTCCACGTCGCACGGCGCGGCCGCTTCCTGATCGTCGATCTCGGCGGGCCGCATCGTCTCGCCTCCTGGGCGATCGTCGGTGGCGGCCTCGTCGAGGGCCGCACGGTGGCGTGGTGCCAGGTCGACGACGACGAGCTCGCACCACCGGTCGATCCGCGCAGCTTCCTCGAAGCTCGGCTGCGCGAGGCCGACGTCCCAACTGCGGTGGGCCTGATGACCGGGACGTCGCTCGACCACTACGTCGAGGTGACGAAGGCGTGTGGCTCTTCGACCGTGCGCTGCCTGGTGACGGTCGGGCTCGAGAACGCGCTGCGCGCGGGCGACCTCCCGGACGAGCGCGCGCACCCCGGAACGATCAACCTTCTCTGTCGACTGCCGAAACCGGTGAGCGACGAGGCGCTGCTCGAGGCGCTCGCGCTCGCGTCGGAGGCGCGCACGCTCGCGGTGCTCGAGGCGGGCATTCGCAGCCGGCGCAGCGGTCGTCCGGCAACCGGCACCGGCACCGACTGCATCGTTGTCGCAGCACCGCTCGGCCCGGTGACCGAGGTCTACGCAGGCAAGCACACCGAGCTCGGACATCTGATCGGTGCGGCGGTCGCGGAGGCGGTCGAGCGGGGCGTGCGCGGCTGGCTCGCGCGTCACGGCGCGCACCCGCGTGCGGCGGCGGTGGTGCCCTGA
- a CDS encoding porin: protein MSTRWGRMLPVLGGVVAIAWASAAGAQTLIDRTGESEPYVAAAETKEPTIEPIPPLQYFDETVDGVKGWFDKHGIRISSGLSTAFQWSFNEPADFKIPLRSMDNWHSRYFVGLWQLTLAYNDAPDLNEFGGLVQLDAGRIARRIKSDWNGSGVVPDAEWEFKEVELQQAYLVYNVPIGNGLTLKGGKFVTLLGAEVIEPWLNPNWSRSYLFGLAIPFTHVGGLATYPITDMVSVTVGGVIGWDNVEDNNSSPSITGQIAISPNDRVALYVNGIYGPEQTCFPEPGAFQSGCNRNKRGVVDVVGNFKLTDDLGFILNFDWGSEDEASVVNPGRHSTWVGAAGILTYQITDRFSTALRGEWFEDAQGSRTGVQQELWEITLDFKAMLSEYIYTRVEYRHDESDEPVFLKGKNRFLAGDDSVAVEVGYYF, encoded by the coding sequence ATGTCGACCCGATGGGGAAGGATGCTTCCCGTCCTCGGTGGTGTCGTCGCCATCGCCTGGGCGAGCGCCGCTGGAGCACAGACTCTCATCGACCGGACGGGAGAGTCGGAGCCTTACGTCGCCGCGGCCGAGACGAAGGAGCCGACGATCGAGCCGATTCCGCCGCTGCAGTACTTCGATGAGACGGTGGACGGCGTGAAGGGCTGGTTCGACAAGCACGGGATTCGGATCAGCTCCGGCTTGTCGACCGCGTTCCAGTGGTCGTTCAACGAGCCGGCCGACTTCAAGATCCCGCTGCGCTCGATGGACAACTGGCACAGCCGCTACTTCGTCGGCCTGTGGCAGCTGACCCTGGCGTACAACGATGCGCCCGACCTGAACGAGTTCGGCGGCCTCGTCCAGCTCGACGCGGGCCGCATCGCGCGGCGCATCAAGTCCGACTGGAACGGCAGCGGCGTCGTTCCGGACGCGGAGTGGGAGTTCAAGGAGGTCGAGCTCCAGCAGGCCTACCTCGTCTACAACGTCCCGATCGGCAACGGCCTCACCCTCAAGGGCGGTAAGTTCGTCACGCTGCTCGGCGCCGAGGTGATCGAGCCGTGGCTCAACCCGAACTGGTCGCGCTCGTACCTGTTCGGCCTCGCGATTCCGTTCACGCACGTCGGCGGTCTCGCGACCTACCCGATCACCGACATGGTGAGCGTCACGGTCGGTGGCGTGATCGGCTGGGACAACGTCGAGGACAACAACTCGAGCCCGAGCATCACCGGTCAGATCGCGATCTCGCCGAACGATCGGGTCGCGCTGTACGTCAACGGCATCTACGGCCCCGAGCAGACCTGCTTCCCCGAGCCGGGTGCGTTCCAGTCCGGCTGTAACCGCAACAAGCGCGGCGTGGTCGACGTCGTCGGCAACTTCAAGCTGACCGACGATCTCGGCTTCATCCTCAACTTCGACTGGGGCAGCGAGGACGAGGCGAGCGTCGTGAACCCGGGTCGGCACTCCACCTGGGTGGGCGCCGCGGGCATCCTGACCTACCAGATCACCGACCGCTTCAGCACCGCGCTGCGCGGCGAGTGGTTCGAGGACGCGCAGGGCTCGCGCACCGGCGTGCAGCAGGAGCTCTGGGAGATCACGCTCGACTTCAAGGCGATGCTCTCCGAGTACATCTACACCCGCGTCGAGTACCGCCACGACGAGTCGGACGAGCCGGTGTTCCTCAAGGGCAAGAATCGCTTCCTCGCCGGCGACGACTCGGTCGCAGTCGAGGTGGGCTACTACTTCTAA